In Rosa chinensis cultivar Old Blush chromosome 1, RchiOBHm-V2, whole genome shotgun sequence, a genomic segment contains:
- the LOC112189247 gene encoding protein ENHANCED DISEASE RESISTANCE 2 has protein sequence MDELDLKVGSGRSQGSGHSRGTSVGGGRFEYFGWVYHLGVNKIGREYCHLRFLFIRGKYVEMYKRDPHENPGIKPIRKGVVGPTLMIEELGRRKVNHGGGGGDIYVLRFYNRLDETKKGEIACATAGEAHKWMEAFDQAKQQAEFELSRGGSGRSKLNSEDEIDLDGHRPRVRLYAHGLKRLIKIGQGPETLLRQSSNLAADIGADEYFEKDVGDAVEAYEWKCVRTVNGVRIFQDVANSDRGKGVIVKAVGVIDASADTAFEVLLNLERHQRYEWDMLTGDLEMVDSYDGHFDVVYGTYSPMYLSRWDSKRDFIFSRQWFRGQDGTYTILQSPAVHKKKPQRSGYRRTKLNPSTWEIRNFNTSMDTNTPRCLVTQMVEIRSVGWWKWKKNHFSKFEKSVPYALLCQVAGLKEYIAANPALKFKSAASVIQSKVSPVSVSSGESEADAVHDEFYDAMSADSSSSDEDSDTEFENKDSKVKLKNVAWAITSLALKRSLSDANKELDPKAAPFMIDPSQFHGSLCKARDEADMDCWTSPSGTGFMIRGKTYLKDSSKVTGGDPLLKLIAVDWFKVDRSIDRIALHPKCLMQSEAGKKLPFVLVVNLQVPATPNYSLVLYYASDRPVNPNSLLAKFVDGSDMFRNARFKLIPSIVDGYWMVKRAVGSKACLLGKAVSCKYLRQDNFLEIDVDIGSSSVARSIIGLVLGYVTSIVVDLAILIEAREEADLPEYILGTVRLNRLKIDSAVHLEA, from the coding sequence ATGGATGAATTGGATTTGAAGGTGGGGAGTGGAAGGTCTCAGGGGTCAGGGCACAGCCGTGGAACTTCCGTAGGAGGAGGGAGGTTTGAGTATTTTGGGTGGGTGTATCATTTGGGGGTGAATAAGATAGGGCGTGAGTACTGTCACCTTCGTTTTCTCTTCATTCGGGGAAAGTATGTTGAGATGTACAAGCGTGATCCTCATGAGAACCCCGGAATTAAACCCATTCGGAAAGGTGTTGTTGGGCCTACATTGATGATAGAGGAGCTTGGGCGTCGAAAGGTCAACCATGGAGGTGGGGGTGGGGATATTTATGTTCTACGGTTTTACAATCGGTTGGATGAAACAAAGAAGGGAGAGATTGCTTGTGCTACAGCTGGAGAAGCTCACAAGTGGATGGAGGCATTTGATCAAGCCAAGCAacaggcagagtttgagctttCGAGAGGAGGTAGTGGCAGAAGCAAACTGAACTCAGAGGATGAGATTGATCTTGATGGACATCGGCCTAGAGTAAGGCTCTATGCACATGGATTGAAAAGGCTTATAAAGATTGGGCAAGGGCCGGAGACGCTTTTGCGCCAATCGTCAAACTTAGCTGCAGATATTGGCGCAGATGAGTACTTTGAAAAGGATGTTGGAGATGCAGTTGAGGCGTATGAGTGGAAATGTGTGCGAACAGTTAACGGTGTTAGAATATTTCAAGATGTTGCTAACTCTGACAGGGGTAAAGGTGTTATCGTCAAGGCTGTTGGAGTTATTGATGCAAGTGCAGATACTGCTTTTGAAGTGCTTTTGAACCTTGAGCGACATCAGAGATATGAGTGGGATATGCTGACAGGTGATTTGGAGATGGTAGATTCTTATGATGGACACTTCGATGTTGTCTATGGGACGTACAGTCCTATGTATCTTTCTAGGTGGGACTCCAAGAGAGATTTTATCTTTTCTAGGCAATGGTTCCGCGGACAAGATGGAACATACACAATCTTGCAATCCCCAGCTGTTCATAAGAAGAAGCCTCAGAGGTCTGGATATCGTCGTACAAAACTCAATCCATCTACTTGGGAGATTAGAAATTTTAACACATCCATGGATACTAATACTCCAAGATGTCTTGTCACACAGATGGTGGAGATACGTTCTGTTGGCTGGTGGAAGTGGAAGAAAAATCACTTCTCAAAGTTTGAAAAAAGTGTCCCTTATGCATTGTTGTGTCAAGTGGCAGGTCTCAAGGAATATATTGCAGCAAATCCTGCACTCAAATTTAAATCTGCTGCTTCAGTTATCCAATCAAAGGTATCTCCGGTTTCTGTTTCCAGTGGTGAATCTGAGGCAGACGCAGTGCATGATGAGTTTTACGATGCAATGTCTGcagactcttcttcttctgatgagGATAGTGACACTGAATTTGAAAATAAAGATTCAAAAGTGAAACTGAAGAATGTGGCATGGGCCATCACAAGCTTAGCTTTGAAGCGAAGTTTATCAGATGCTAATAAGGAACTTGATCCTAAAGCTGCTCCTTTCATGATTGATCCAAGCCAGTTCCATGGTTCCTTGTGCAAAGCAAGGGATGAGGCTGACATGGACTGCTGGACATCTCCAAGTGGCACGGGGTTCATGATTAGAGGAAAGACCTACCTAAAGGATAGTTCCAAGGTAACAGGAGGAGATCCTCTTCTCAAGCTCATAGCAGTAGATTGGTTCAAAGTTGATAGAAGCATAGATAGAATTGCTCTGCATCCCAAGTGTCTTATGCAGTCAGAAGCTGGAAAGAAGCTTCCATTTGTACTAGTTGTTAATCTCCAGGTTCCAGCAACACCAAACTATAGTTTGGTACTTTACTACGCTTCTGACAGACCTGTAAATCCTAATTCTTTGCTTGCTAAATTTGTGGATGGGAGCGATATGTTTCGTAATGCAAGATTTAAACTAATTCCAAGTATTGTGGATGGATATTGGATGGTCAAGCGTGCTGTTGGAAGCAAAGCTTGCCTACTGGGCAAAGCTGTATCCTGCAAGTATCTGAGGCAAGACAACTTTCTCGAGATTGATGTGGATATTGGATCATCTTCCGTGGCGAGGAGTATCATCGGACTTGTCCTCGGATATGTCACCAGCATAGTAGTTGACCTTGCCATTTTGATAGAGGCAAGGGAGGAGGCAGACTTGCCTGAGTACATTCTTGGAACTGTTCGACTTAATCGTTTGAAGATTGATTCAGCTGTTCATTTGGAGGCATGA